The following coding sequences are from one Streptomyces dengpaensis window:
- a CDS encoding lysine N(6)-hydroxylase/L-ornithine N(5)-oxygenase family protein produces MTALPEAMDKTYDFVGIGLGPFNLGLACLTEPIAELDGVFLDSKPHFAWHAGMFLDGAHLQTPFMSDLVTFADPTSPYSFLNYLKDQGRLYSFYIRENFYPLRVEYDDYCRWAADKLSNVRFSTTVTDVTYEDDVYVVRTGAGESFRARHLVLGTGTPPYIPEACSGLGGDFIHNSRYLQHKEELRKKESITLVGSGQSAAEIYYDLLSEIDVNGYQLNWVTRSPRFFPLEYTKLTLEMTSPEYIDYFHALPEKTRHRLTAEQKGLFKGIDGDLINEIFDLLYQKNLGGPVPTRLLTNSSLNSARYDNGTYTLSFRQEEQEKDYEVESQGLILATGYKYAEPEFLKPVRDRLRYDSHGSFDVARNYAIDVTGRGVFLQNAGVHTHSITSPDLGMGAYRNSYIIRELLGTEYYPVEKTIAFQEFAV; encoded by the coding sequence TTGACCGCGCTTCCTGAAGCCATGGATAAGACGTACGACTTCGTAGGGATCGGTCTCGGCCCCTTCAACCTCGGCCTCGCCTGCCTCACCGAGCCGATCGCCGAACTGGACGGCGTCTTCCTGGACTCGAAGCCCCACTTCGCGTGGCACGCGGGGATGTTCCTCGACGGCGCCCACCTCCAGACCCCGTTCATGTCGGACCTGGTCACCTTCGCCGACCCCACGTCCCCGTACTCCTTCCTCAACTACCTCAAGGACCAGGGGCGGTTGTACTCGTTCTACATCCGCGAGAACTTCTATCCGCTGCGCGTCGAGTACGACGACTACTGCCGCTGGGCCGCGGACAAGCTGAGCAACGTCCGCTTCAGCACGACGGTGACGGACGTGACGTACGAGGACGACGTGTACGTCGTACGGACCGGGGCCGGCGAGAGCTTCCGAGCCCGTCACCTGGTCCTCGGCACGGGCACCCCGCCCTACATCCCCGAGGCCTGCTCGGGCCTGGGCGGCGACTTCATCCACAACTCCCGTTACCTGCAGCACAAAGAGGAGCTGCGGAAGAAGGAGTCGATCACGCTGGTCGGCAGCGGCCAGTCCGCCGCCGAGATCTACTACGACCTGCTCAGCGAGATCGACGTCAACGGCTACCAGCTGAACTGGGTCACGCGCTCCCCGCGGTTCTTCCCCCTCGAGTACACCAAGCTCACGCTGGAGATGACCTCCCCGGAGTACATCGACTACTTCCACGCGCTGCCGGAGAAGACCCGCCACCGCCTCACGGCCGAGCAGAAGGGCCTGTTCAAGGGCATCGACGGCGACCTGATCAACGAGATCTTCGACCTGCTGTACCAGAAGAACCTCGGCGGCCCGGTCCCCACCCGGCTCCTCACCAACTCCTCGCTGAACAGCGCGCGGTACGACAACGGCACGTACACCCTGTCCTTCCGGCAGGAGGAGCAGGAGAAGGACTACGAGGTCGAGTCGCAAGGCCTGATCCTGGCCACCGGCTACAAGTACGCCGAGCCGGAGTTCCTGAAGCCCGTACGCGACCGGCTGCGCTACGACTCCCACGGCAGCTTCGACGTCGCCCGCAACTACGCGATCGACGTCACCGGGCGGGGCGTCTTCCTGCAGAACGCCGGCGTCCACACGCACAGCATCACCAGCCCCGACCTGGGCATGGGCGCGTACCGCAACAGCTACATCATCCGTGAGCTGCTCGGCACCGAGTACTACCCGGTCGAGAAGACGATCGCGTTCCAGGAGTTCGCCGTTTGA
- the desA gene encoding lysine decarboxylase DesA, translating into MRSHLLNDTTAERYRRFVTEGVERVAAKLATTKGPFTGVTVDALTPRIEQIDLDRPLHDTTAVLDELEEVYLRDAVYFHHPRYLAHLNCPVVIPAVLGEAVLSAVNSSLDTWDQSAGGTLIERKLIDWTNERVGLGPTADGVFTSGGSQSNLQALLLAREEAKPGRADWETTARDTGDSLARLRIFASEVSHFSVKKSAKLLGLSADSVVSVPVDHDQRIQTVTLAHELERCRRDGLVPMAVVATAGTTDFGSIDPLPEIAELCAQYDTWMHVDAAYGCGLLASLKYRDRIDGIERADSVTVDYHKSFFQPVSSSAVLVRDASTLRHATYHAEYLNPRRMVQERIPNQVDKSLQTTRRFDALKLWMTLRTMGADGIGELFDAVCELAEAGWQRLAADPRFDVVVRPSLSTLVFRYIPAAVTDPAEIDRANLYARKALFASGDAVVAGTKAGGRHYLKFTLLNPETTVDDITAVLDLIAGHAEQYLGDSLDRAS; encoded by the coding sequence ATGCGCTCGCACCTGCTCAATGACACGACCGCGGAGCGGTACCGCCGCTTCGTGACCGAAGGAGTCGAGCGGGTGGCGGCCAAACTCGCCACCACCAAGGGCCCGTTCACGGGTGTCACGGTCGACGCCCTCACTCCCCGCATCGAGCAGATCGACCTGGACCGCCCGCTGCACGACACGACCGCGGTCCTCGACGAACTGGAGGAGGTCTACCTCCGGGACGCGGTCTACTTCCACCATCCGCGCTACCTCGCCCACCTCAACTGCCCGGTCGTCATCCCGGCCGTGCTCGGCGAGGCCGTCCTCTCGGCCGTCAACTCCTCCCTGGACACCTGGGACCAGTCGGCGGGCGGCACCCTCATCGAGCGCAAGCTCATCGACTGGACGAACGAGCGCGTCGGCCTCGGCCCGACCGCCGACGGCGTGTTCACCAGCGGCGGCAGCCAGTCCAACCTCCAGGCGCTGCTCCTTGCCCGCGAGGAGGCCAAGCCGGGGCGGGCAGACTGGGAGACCACCGCGCGGGACACCGGGGACAGCCTCGCCAGACTGCGTATCTTCGCCTCCGAGGTCAGCCACTTCAGCGTCAAGAAGTCGGCCAAACTCCTCGGCCTGAGCGCGGACTCCGTCGTCTCGGTCCCCGTCGACCACGACCAGCGCATCCAGACGGTCACGCTCGCCCACGAGCTGGAACGCTGCCGCCGCGACGGCCTCGTCCCCATGGCCGTCGTCGCCACCGCGGGCACCACCGACTTCGGCTCCATCGACCCGCTGCCCGAAATCGCCGAGCTGTGTGCCCAGTACGACACCTGGATGCACGTCGACGCGGCCTACGGCTGCGGACTCCTCGCCTCCCTCAAGTACCGCGACCGCATCGACGGCATCGAGCGCGCCGACTCCGTCACCGTCGACTACCACAAGTCCTTCTTCCAGCCGGTGAGTTCGTCCGCCGTGCTGGTCCGCGACGCCTCCACCCTGCGCCACGCCACCTACCACGCGGAGTACCTCAACCCGCGCCGCATGGTGCAGGAACGCATCCCCAACCAGGTCGACAAGTCCCTGCAGACCACCCGCCGCTTCGACGCCCTCAAGCTGTGGATGACGCTGCGCACGATGGGCGCCGACGGAATCGGCGAACTCTTCGACGCGGTCTGCGAGCTGGCGGAGGCAGGCTGGCAGCGCCTCGCGGCCGACCCGCGCTTCGACGTCGTCGTACGGCCCTCGCTGTCCACCCTCGTCTTCCGCTACATCCCGGCCGCCGTCACCGACCCGGCCGAGATCGACCGCGCCAACCTGTACGCCCGCAAGGCTCTGTTCGCCTCCGGTGACGCCGTAGTGGCGGGCACCAAGGCCGGCGGCAGGCACTACCTGAAGTTCACCCTGCTCAACCCCGAGACCACGGTGGACGACATCACCGCCGTACTCGATCTGATCGCCGGCCATGCCGAGCAGTACCTGGGAGACTCCCTTGACCGCGCTTCCTGA
- a CDS encoding siderophore-interacting protein, with translation MTTAVAAPFRFFSLQVVRTRRLGPSLARVTFAGPDLSAFHSDGRDQSLSLFLPHPGQREPAVPIELGDGWWQAWRELPDDVRAVMRSYTLRALRRNAQGLTDEIDIDFVLHGVEPGAATPAGPASLWASRATPGDRVVLLGPAVEDNRAIRFRPPEDTDLIVIWGDDTAVPAASAILESLPVNVRVRAWLEVHHAGDIQDLATPADAEITWLVRDEGSPMALDAVRAAQLPPAEAPYAWIAGESGQVKELRRHLVRERGIDRRRVTFVGYWRRGLTEEQLREQGE, from the coding sequence ATGACGACGGCCGTAGCCGCCCCGTTCCGTTTCTTCTCCCTCCAGGTCGTACGGACGAGGCGGCTCGGCCCGTCTCTGGCCCGGGTGACCTTCGCCGGGCCCGACCTGAGCGCGTTCCACTCCGACGGACGCGACCAGAGCCTCTCCCTGTTCCTGCCGCACCCGGGCCAGAGGGAGCCGGCCGTCCCTATCGAACTGGGCGACGGCTGGTGGCAGGCCTGGCGCGAACTCCCGGACGATGTACGGGCGGTGATGCGCTCGTACACCCTGCGTGCGCTGCGGCGGAACGCCCAGGGCCTGACCGACGAGATCGACATCGACTTCGTGCTGCACGGCGTCGAGCCGGGCGCCGCGACGCCCGCGGGCCCCGCGTCCCTGTGGGCGTCCCGGGCGACCCCGGGCGACCGTGTCGTCCTGCTCGGCCCGGCGGTCGAGGACAACCGGGCGATCCGTTTCCGTCCGCCCGAGGACACCGACCTCATCGTGATCTGGGGCGACGACACCGCCGTACCCGCCGCCTCCGCCATCCTCGAATCGCTGCCCGTGAACGTCCGCGTCCGCGCCTGGCTCGAGGTCCATCACGCCGGTGACATCCAGGACTTGGCGACCCCGGCCGACGCCGAGATCACCTGGCTCGTACGGGACGAGGGGTCCCCCATGGCCCTCGATGCCGTACGGGCCGCCCAACTCCCGCCCGCCGAAGCGCCGTACGCCTGGATCGCGGGCGAGTCCGGCCAGGTGAAGGAGTTGCGCCGGCATCTCGTGCGCGAGCGCGGGATCGACCGCAGGAGGGTCACCTTCGTGGGCTACTGGCGGCGCGGGCTGACGGAGGAACAACTGCGCGAGCAGGGCGAATAG
- a CDS encoding ABC transporter substrate-binding protein produces MPNARATHPTRRGILAAGGALGLGAVLAACGGEDKNSGGSDATNAAAKSGPWTFKDDRGTTVKTDKVPANIVAFSGAAAALYDYGIEVKGVFGPTETKDGKADVQAGDMDISKVTILGNEWGQFNIEKYAGLAPDVLISTMYDDAGTLWYVPEESKAKILKLAPSVGISVYDVQMPKSLERMLALAESLGADVKSAKTVEAKKNFEAAAGRLRKAAKARPEIKVLAGSASQDIFYVSGSNLSIDLEYFKALGVNIVEPSAKALKASGGWFENLSWENVDQYPADIIIMDDRTSTIQPADITEATWKKLPAVKAGQVIARTPEPILSYDKCTPILDNLAEAIENAKKVA; encoded by the coding sequence ATGCCCAACGCCCGTGCCACCCACCCCACCCGCCGCGGCATCCTCGCCGCGGGCGGCGCCCTCGGCCTCGGAGCCGTGCTCGCGGCCTGCGGCGGCGAAGACAAGAACAGCGGTGGCTCGGACGCGACGAACGCCGCCGCGAAGTCCGGCCCCTGGACCTTCAAGGACGACCGCGGTACGACGGTGAAGACGGACAAGGTCCCGGCGAACATCGTCGCGTTCAGCGGTGCCGCCGCCGCGCTCTACGACTACGGCATCGAGGTCAAGGGCGTCTTCGGCCCGACCGAGACCAAGGACGGCAAGGCCGATGTCCAGGCCGGCGACATGGACATCAGCAAGGTGACGATCCTCGGCAACGAGTGGGGCCAGTTCAACATCGAGAAGTACGCGGGCCTCGCCCCCGACGTGCTGATCTCGACGATGTACGACGACGCGGGCACCCTCTGGTACGTCCCCGAGGAGTCCAAGGCCAAGATCCTGAAGCTCGCCCCGAGCGTCGGCATCTCCGTCTACGACGTGCAGATGCCCAAGTCGCTGGAGCGCATGCTGGCGCTCGCCGAGTCGCTCGGCGCCGATGTGAAGTCCGCGAAGACCGTCGAGGCGAAGAAGAATTTCGAGGCTGCCGCCGGGCGGCTGCGCAAGGCCGCCAAGGCCCGCCCCGAGATCAAGGTCCTCGCCGGTTCGGCGAGCCAGGACATCTTCTACGTCTCCGGCTCGAACCTCTCCATCGACCTGGAGTACTTCAAGGCGCTCGGCGTGAACATCGTCGAGCCGTCGGCCAAGGCCCTCAAGGCCAGCGGCGGCTGGTTCGAGAACCTGAGCTGGGAGAACGTCGACCAGTACCCGGCGGACATCATCATCATGGACGACCGCACCTCGACCATCCAGCCGGCCGACATCACCGAGGCCACCTGGAAGAAGCTGCCCGCCGTCAAGGCCGGCCAGGTCATCGCGCGCACGCCCGAGCCGATCCTGTCCTACGACAAGTGCACCCCGATCCTCGACAACCTCGCCGAGGCCATCGAGAACGCCAAGAAGGTCGCCTGA
- a CDS encoding peptidoglycan D,D-transpeptidase FtsI family protein, which translates to MNRPLRAAAIFCGLLMLALLLRANWLQFVKAPELATDQENRRVQIEQFATPRGDIIVGGRAVTGSTETSGTDLKFKRTYLNGPMYAPVTGYASQAQGMTLLERTYDGILTGQDDRLAFQRFADVVTGDGRRAGSVVTTIEPKAQKAAYDGLTDLKGARGAVVALDPQTGKVLALVSAPSYNPSVFAGSTFKESDKFVALGKDKSKPLANRALRETYPPGSTFKILTAAASLEHGVVTDVDARSDAVSPYPLPQSTNKIGSQAGDAVCNKASMKTAMQYSCNNVFLDAAAKLGQDKLRETAEKFGFNKDVYSEEFGDLLATKSLYPENLDKPGTALTGMGQGSLTSTPMQMAMVTAALANDGKLMQPYIVDEVRGPDLGTLEKTQPAVMSQAVSPETAQKVQQMMEFTAKEGSAQRAQIDGITVGGKTGTAQRGANVADEVPYGWFVSYGKNPDGASVAVAVFIDPTDMDISREDISGGRLGAPIARSVMQAVLQR; encoded by the coding sequence GTGAACAGGCCGCTGAGGGCCGCAGCGATCTTCTGTGGGCTCCTGATGCTCGCCCTGCTGCTGCGTGCGAACTGGCTGCAGTTCGTCAAGGCCCCGGAACTCGCGACGGATCAGGAGAACCGACGGGTTCAGATCGAGCAGTTCGCCACGCCCCGTGGGGACATCATCGTCGGTGGCCGGGCCGTCACCGGATCCACCGAAACGTCGGGCACGGACCTCAAGTTCAAGCGCACCTACCTCAACGGGCCCATGTACGCGCCCGTCACGGGATACGCGTCGCAGGCGCAGGGCATGACGCTGCTGGAGCGGACGTACGACGGGATCCTGACGGGACAGGACGACCGGCTGGCCTTCCAGCGGTTCGCCGACGTCGTCACCGGCGACGGCCGGCGCGCCGGTTCGGTGGTCACGACCATCGAACCGAAGGCGCAGAAGGCCGCCTACGACGGGCTGACCGATCTGAAGGGCGCGCGGGGGGCCGTGGTCGCCCTGGACCCGCAGACCGGGAAGGTGCTGGCCTTGGTGTCGGCGCCCTCCTACAACCCGTCGGTATTCGCGGGCAGTACGTTCAAGGAGTCCGACAAGTTCGTCGCGCTCGGCAAGGACAAGAGCAAGCCGCTGGCCAACCGCGCCCTGCGGGAGACCTACCCTCCCGGCTCCACGTTCAAGATCCTCACCGCGGCGGCGTCGCTGGAGCACGGCGTCGTCACCGACGTCGACGCCCGCTCGGACGCCGTCTCCCCCTACCCCCTGCCGCAGTCCACGAACAAGATCGGCAGCCAGGCGGGCGACGCCGTGTGCAACAAGGCGTCGATGAAGACCGCGATGCAGTACTCGTGCAACAACGTCTTCCTCGACGCCGCGGCCAAACTGGGCCAGGACAAGCTGCGCGAGACGGCCGAGAAGTTCGGCTTCAACAAGGACGTCTACTCCGAGGAGTTCGGCGACCTGCTCGCCACCAAGAGCCTCTACCCGGAGAACCTCGACAAGCCGGGTACCGCGCTCACCGGTATGGGACAGGGCAGCCTCACCAGTACACCGATGCAGATGGCCATGGTCACCGCGGCCCTGGCCAACGACGGCAAGCTGATGCAGCCGTACATCGTCGACGAGGTCCGCGGCCCGGACCTCGGCACCCTGGAGAAGACCCAGCCCGCGGTGATGAGCCAGGCGGTCTCCCCCGAAACCGCTCAAAAGGTCCAGCAGATGATGGAGTTCACCGCCAAGGAGGGCAGCGCCCAGCGCGCGCAGATCGACGGCATCACGGTCGGCGGCAAGACCGGCACCGCCCAGCGTGGTGCCAACGTGGCCGACGAGGTGCCGTACGGCTGGTTCGTCTCCTACGGAAAGAACCCGGACGGCGCCTCCGTCGCGGTGGCCGTCTTCATCGACCCGACCGACATGGACATCTCCCGGGAGGACATCTCCGGAGGCCGTCTCGGAGCACCCATCGCACGCAGCGTCATGCAGGCGGTCCTGCAACGCTGA
- a CDS encoding acyl-CoA dehydrogenase family protein encodes MDHRLSPELEELRRTVEEFAHDVVAPKIGDFYERHEFPYEIVREMGRMGLFGLPFPEEYGGMGGDYLALGIALEELARVDSSVAITLEAGVSLGAMPIHLFGTEAQRREWLPRLCSGEILGAFGLTEPDGGSDAGATRTTARLDASTNEWVINGTKCFITNSGTDITELVTVTAVTGRAADGKPQISSIIVPSGTPGFTVAAPYSKVGWNASDTRELSFSDVRVPATNLLGEEGRGYAQFLRILDEGRIAIAALATGLAQGCVDESVKYAKERHAFGRPIGANQAIQFKIADMEMKAHTARLAWRDAASRLVTGEPFKKEAALAKLYSSTIAVDNARDATQVHGGYGFMNEYPVARMWRDSKILEIGEGTSEVQRMLIARELGLTG; translated from the coding sequence ATGGACCACCGTCTGTCCCCCGAGCTGGAAGAACTCCGCCGTACCGTCGAGGAGTTCGCGCACGACGTCGTGGCGCCGAAGATCGGCGACTTCTACGAGCGGCACGAGTTCCCGTACGAGATCGTGCGGGAGATGGGCCGCATGGGCCTGTTCGGCCTGCCGTTCCCGGAGGAGTACGGCGGCATGGGCGGCGACTATCTGGCGCTGGGCATCGCACTGGAGGAGCTGGCCCGGGTCGACTCGTCGGTGGCGATCACCCTGGAGGCCGGCGTCTCCCTGGGGGCGATGCCGATCCACCTCTTCGGCACGGAGGCCCAGAGGCGGGAGTGGCTCCCCCGCCTGTGCTCCGGCGAGATCCTGGGCGCCTTCGGCCTGACCGAGCCGGACGGCGGCTCGGACGCGGGCGCGACCCGTACGACGGCCCGGCTGGACGCGTCGACGAACGAATGGGTGATCAACGGCACCAAGTGCTTCATCACCAACTCGGGCACGGACATCACGGAACTGGTGACGGTCACGGCGGTCACGGGCCGGGCGGCCGACGGCAAGCCGCAGATCTCCTCGATCATCGTCCCCTCGGGCACACCGGGCTTCACGGTCGCCGCCCCGTACTCGAAGGTCGGCTGGAACGCGTCGGACACCCGTGAGCTGTCCTTCTCCGACGTGCGCGTACCCGCCACGAACCTGCTCGGCGAGGAGGGTCGCGGCTATGCGCAGTTCCTGCGCATCCTGGACGAGGGCCGCATCGCCATCGCGGCGCTCGCGACGGGCCTGGCGCAGGGCTGCGTGGACGAGTCGGTGAAGTACGCGAAGGAGCGGCACGCCTTCGGCCGCCCGATCGGCGCGAACCAGGCCATCCAGTTCAAGATCGCCGACATGGAGATGAAGGCCCACACGGCCCGCCTCGCCTGGCGCGACGCGGCCTCCCGCCTGGTCACCGGCGAACCCTTCAAGAAGGAAGCGGCCCTGGCGAAGCTCTACTCGTCGACGATCGCGGTCGACAACGCCCGCGACGCCACCCAGGTCCACGGCGGCTACGGCTTCATGAACGAGTACCCGGTGGCCCGCATGTGGCGCGACTCCAAGATCCTGGAGATCGGGGAGGGCACGAGCGAGGTGCAGCGGATGCTGATCGCCCGGGAGTTGGGGCTGACGGGCTGA
- a CDS encoding hydroxymethylglutaryl-CoA lyase translates to MTVQGLPMVVPASDLPQRVRIYEVGARDGLQNEKATVPTEVKAEFIRRLADAGLTTVEATSFVRPEWVPQLADAEDLFPRVRDLKGVHLPVLVPNGRGLDRALALGATHIAVFASATESFAKANLNRTVDESLAVFEPVVARAKDKGQQVRGYVSMAFGDPWEGDVPIHQVVRVCTALRDMGCDELSLGDTIGVATPGHVLELLSMLNEEGVPTNVIGVHFHDTYGQALANTYAALEHGVTTIDASAGGLGGCPYAKSATGNLATEDLVWMLQGLGIDTGVDLGRLTATSVWMAEQLGRPSPSRTVRALSHKEQ, encoded by the coding sequence ATGACCGTTCAGGGACTGCCCATGGTCGTACCGGCCTCGGATCTGCCCCAGCGGGTGAGGATCTACGAGGTCGGCGCGCGCGACGGGCTGCAGAACGAGAAGGCGACCGTGCCGACCGAGGTCAAGGCGGAGTTCATCCGGCGCCTGGCCGACGCGGGCCTGACCACCGTCGAGGCCACCAGCTTCGTCCGCCCGGAGTGGGTGCCCCAACTGGCGGACGCGGAGGACCTGTTCCCGCGCGTACGGGACCTGAAGGGCGTGCATCTGCCCGTGCTCGTACCGAACGGGCGGGGTCTCGACCGCGCGCTCGCCCTCGGCGCCACGCACATCGCCGTCTTCGCCAGCGCGACCGAGTCCTTCGCCAAGGCCAACCTCAACCGGACGGTGGACGAGTCGCTGGCCGTGTTCGAGCCCGTCGTGGCCCGCGCCAAGGACAAGGGCCAGCAGGTGCGCGGCTACGTCTCCATGGCCTTCGGCGACCCCTGGGAGGGCGACGTCCCCATCCACCAGGTCGTCCGCGTCTGCACGGCGCTGCGGGACATGGGCTGCGACGAGCTGAGCCTCGGCGACACCATCGGGGTGGCCACCCCGGGCCATGTGCTCGAACTCCTCTCCATGCTCAATGAGGAGGGCGTGCCGACGAACGTCATCGGTGTGCACTTCCACGACACCTACGGCCAGGCGCTCGCCAACACCTACGCGGCGCTGGAACACGGCGTCACGACCATCGACGCCTCCGCCGGCGGCCTCGGCGGCTGCCCGTACGCGAAGTCCGCGACCGGCAACCTCGCCACCGAGGACCTCGTCTGGATGCTCCAGGGCCTCGGTATCGACACCGGGGTCGACCTCGGCCGTCTCACCGCCACCAGCGTGTGGATGGCCGAACAACTGGGCCGGCCCAGCCCGTCCCGCACCGTCCGAGCCCTCTCCCACAAGGAGCAGTGA
- a CDS encoding biotin carboxylase N-terminal domain-containing protein, producing MFETVLVANRGEIAVRVIRTLRSLGVRSVAVFSDADADARHVREADTAVRIGPAPAAESYLSVERLLEAAARTGAQAVHPGYGFLAENASFARACADAGLVFIGPPAEAIDLMGDKIRAKETVKAAGVPVVPGSSGSGLTDAELADAAREIGMPVLLKPSAGGGGKGMRLVRDASILADEIAAARREARASFGDDTLLVECWIDRPRHIEIQVLADGHGTVVHLGERECSLQRRHQKIIEEAPSVLLDAGTRAAMGEAAVQAARSCGYEGAGTVEFIVPGGDPSSYYFMEMNTRLQVEHPVTELITGLDLVEWQLRVAAGEHLPYEQRDITLTGHAVEARICAETVSIKAGARGFLPSGGTVLALHEPQGDGVRTDSGLSEGTEVGSLYDPMLSKVIAYGPDRATALRKLRAALAETVTLGVPTNAGFLRRLLAHPAVEAGDLDTGLVEREADALVPDGVPDEVYAAAAMLRHAALRPKGSSIWVDPFSVPDGWRLGGEPAWTPHHLQVPGHDPVTVRVRGTAGGGVELLRDGQETPLQGAAGPDAGAKTRFTFRLDGVAHTFAALPAGTWLGRDGDAWHVRDHDPVAASLGGAAHAGADSLTAPMPGTVTVVKVAVGDDVTAGQSLLVVEAMKMEHVISAPHAGTVSELDVTPGTTVAMDQVLAVIAPHEEAE from the coding sequence ATGTTCGAGACAGTCCTTGTGGCCAACCGGGGCGAGATCGCCGTACGGGTCATCCGCACCCTGCGGTCGCTCGGCGTGCGCTCGGTGGCCGTCTTCTCCGACGCGGACGCCGACGCCCGGCACGTCCGCGAGGCGGACACGGCGGTACGGATCGGTCCGGCGCCGGCGGCCGAGAGCTATCTGTCCGTGGAGCGGCTCCTTGAGGCGGCGGCGCGGACGGGCGCGCAGGCCGTGCACCCCGGGTACGGCTTCCTCGCGGAGAACGCGTCCTTCGCGCGCGCGTGCGCCGACGCGGGGCTGGTCTTCATCGGACCGCCCGCGGAGGCGATCGACCTCATGGGCGACAAGATCCGCGCCAAGGAGACGGTGAAGGCGGCCGGGGTGCCGGTCGTTCCCGGCTCGTCCGGCAGCGGCCTGACGGACGCGGAGCTGGCCGACGCCGCCCGCGAGATCGGCATGCCGGTGCTGCTGAAGCCCAGCGCGGGCGGCGGCGGCAAGGGCATGCGACTGGTGCGGGACGCCTCGATACTGGCCGACGAGATCGCCGCCGCCCGCCGCGAGGCCCGCGCCTCCTTCGGCGACGACACCCTGCTCGTCGAGTGCTGGATCGACCGCCCCCGCCACATCGAGATCCAGGTCCTGGCGGACGGCCACGGCACGGTCGTGCACCTGGGCGAACGCGAGTGCTCCCTCCAGCGCCGCCACCAGAAGATCATCGAGGAGGCGCCGAGCGTGCTCCTCGACGCCGGCACCCGCGCCGCGATGGGCGAGGCGGCGGTCCAGGCGGCCCGCTCCTGCGGCTACGAGGGCGCGGGCACGGTGGAGTTCATCGTGCCGGGCGGTGACCCGTCGTCGTACTACTTCATGGAGATGAACACCCGCCTCCAGGTCGAGCACCCGGTCACCGAGCTGATCACGGGTCTCGACCTGGTGGAGTGGCAGCTGCGGGTGGCGGCGGGCGAGCATCTGCCGTACGAGCAGCGGGACATCACGCTCACCGGGCACGCGGTGGAGGCGCGCATCTGCGCGGAGACCGTGTCCATTAAAGCGGGCGCGCGCGGGTTCCTCCCGTCCGGCGGGACGGTGCTCGCACTGCACGAGCCCCAGGGCGACGGCGTCCGCACCGACTCGGGGCTGAGCGAGGGCACGGAGGTCGGTTCGCTGTACGACCCGATGCTGTCCAAGGTCATCGCGTACGGGCCCGACCGCGCGACCGCGCTGCGCAAGCTCCGGGCGGCCCTCGCGGAGACGGTGACGCTGGGGGTGCCCACGAACGCGGGGTTCCTGCGGCGGCTGCTGGCCCATCCGGCCGTGGAGGCGGGGGACTTGGACACGGGACTGGTGGAGCGGGAGGCCGACGCGCTGGTCCCGGACGGCGTACCGGACGAGGTGTACGCGGCGGCAGCGATGCTGCGCCACGCCGCCCTCCGCCCGAAGGGCTCCTCCATCTGGGTCGATCCGTTCTCCGTACCGGACGGCTGGCGCCTGGGCGGCGAACCCGCCTGGACACCCCACCACCTGCAGGTGCCGGGGCACGATCCGGTGACCGTCCGCGTGCGCGGCACGGCGGGCGGCGGCGTCGAGCTGCTGCGTGACGGCCAGGAGACTCCGCTCCAGGGGGCAGCGGGCCCGGACGCCGGAGCGAAGACCCGGTTCACGTTCCGGCTCGACGGTGTCGCCCACACCTTCGCCGCCCTGCCGGCAGGCACATGGCTGGGCCGCGACGGCGACGCCTGGCACGTGCGCGACCACGACCCCGTGGCCGCGTCCCTCGGCGGCGCCGCCCATGCCGGGGCCGACTCGCTCACCGCACCCATGCCCGGCACGGTGACCGTCGTGAAGGTCGCCGTGGGCGACGACGTGACCGCCGGGCAGAGCCTGCTGGTGGTCGAGGCGATGAAGATGGAGCACGTCATCTCCGCGCCGCACGCCGGGACCGTCAGCGAGCTGGATGTCACGCCGGGCACGACGGTCGCCATGGACCAGGTGCTGGCCGTGATCGCACCGCACGAGGAGGCGGAATGA